In the genome of Streptomyces fagopyri, the window GGGAAGCGCGGCGCGCTCGGTGGGGCAGCGGTGCAGGAGGAACCCGCCGACCCGGTACCAGTCGAGATACCGGTGGGCGTCGGAGATCACCTCGCCGACGGCACGTGCGCCGTAGGAGACGTCCAAGTGCCCGAGCACGCGCACACCGGCGTTGCGGAGCCGGCCGACGGCTTCCAGGCAGTGCGGGTCGGGGCGGACGCCGGGACCTTCGGCCACGTTCAGGACGACCCAGTGCAGTGGGGTGCCGGGGCGGGTGAGCGCGCCCCACTCCCCCGGTGCGACGAGGGGGTGCGCGTAGCCGGGGATGCCGAAACCGGTTCTCAGGTTCGTGCTCGCGGTGCCCGCCGTGGCGCTGGTCAGATGCGGCATGCCGCCTCCATCCAGATGTCGGCGAGGGACTCCTCCAGGTTGATCCGGGGCCGCCAGCCGAGGCGGTCGCGCGCGGTGCGTACGTCGGCCTGTTGCCAGCTGCCGCAGCCGTCCGGGTAGGGGTAGGCGGCCGGGCCCGCGTGGTCGGGTTCGGGGCGGGGGTGGCCGATGGGTGCCCTCATGGGTCCGGGCGGGCCGTCGAGTTCGTGCAGCGTGCCGCCGTAGCCGGCGACGCGGGCGAGGACGGCGGCGGCGTCGCGCAGACGGATGGCCCGCCCCGAGCCGATGTTGATGACGCCCTGTGCGGCGGAGAGGGAGGCGGCGTGGACGGCACGGGCGACGTCGCGGACGTCGATGAAGTCGCGCTGGACGCCGAGCCCGCCGAGTTTGAGTTCGCCGTCGCCGGACTGCATGGCGCGCCGCATGGCCTCGGCGAGGCGGCCGAGCGGGGATCCGGCGGGCGTGCCGGGCCCGGCGGGCGAGAAGACGCGCAGGACGACGGCGTCGAGTCCGGAGCCGAGGACCAGTTCGGTGGCCGCGAGTTTGCTGACGCCGTACGGGCCGCCGGGGCGCGGGACGGCGTCCTCGGCGGTGGACGAACCGGGCTGGCTGGGCCCGTACTCGGCGCCGCAGCCGATCTGCACGAGCCGCGCCCCGCACCCGCTGCGCCGCAGGGCCTCGCAGACGGTGGCGACGGCGACGGTGTTGTGCCGGGTCAGTTCGCGGGCGCCGCCGCGGGTGGCACCGGCGCAGTTGATGACGACCCCGGGGTGCACGGCGTCCAGGAAGCGGGTGAGCGCGCCGGGGCTGCCCGAGGCGAGGTCGAACCGTACGTCGGCGTCGTCGCCCCGGCCGAGCGCGGTGAGTTGCACGGCCGGGTCGGCGAGCAGTCTGTCGGCGACGAAACGGCCGAGGTATCCGTTGGCTCCGATCAGCAGGACCCTCATCGGGCGGCTCCCGGGGCGGATTCTCCGGTTCGGGAGGTGATCATCTGGCGTTCTCCTTCGGGGTGGTGCCGTGGGTCGGAAGGGAGGCCCGCGGTGTCGGCCCCGCGGGAGAGGTGGGCCCGGCGGCGGGGCCGGGCCCTCGGGTGGCGCTCACGACGGTTCGCGGCGGCGGAGGGCGCCGCGGGCCGGGGCGAGGTGCGCGGGTCGTGGTCCGCGGCGGGCGGTGCGCAGCGCTGTTCGCCGCCGTGTGCGCGGCCCGGGCCAGGCGCGGGGGCGGTGCTCACGGCGTCCCGTCGGGTACGGCGTGGGCCGAGGCCCGGGTCAGGGTGCGGGTCGCGTGGATCAGCAGGACGAGGGCGCCCGTGCCGCACACCAGGGCCGGGACGGCGGCGGGTCCCCACGCGGAGGCGACGGTCTCGACGGGCGTGCCCAGGAACGAACAGCCGGGCAGCCGGCCGGCGAAGACCGTGGCCGTCGCGGTGGTCTCGGCCGCGCCGGCCGCGCCGAGCACGACGGCGGGGGCGTGGGTGAAGCCGCGCACCACGAGCAGTCGCGCGAGCAGCAGCAACGCGCCGAGGGCGCCCGCTCCGGCGTAGGCGGGGGGCTCGTCCAGGGCCGCGCCGCAGAGCGCGAGCAGGGCGCCGAGTGAGCACAGGAAGAGGGCGAACACGCCCAGGAGCAGAGGTCTCACGGAGACCGCGAACTCCTTCAGGCCCCGGCTGGCGGCCAGTCCGCGGCGGGCGCGCGCCATGAAGAGGTGGGCGCACCAGGCGGCGGGGGCGCAGGACAGGGCGAGGGCGAGTACGGGCGCCGTGGTCGGCGGCCAGGGGTCGTCGGGGCCGCCGGAGAGGGCTGCGCTCAGCAGTCCGTCACCGAACAGGGCGTACACGATCAGCCAACAGGTCCACGCCCGGGTGCCGTTCGTCGTGCGGTGGGCGGTGCTGAGGGGGCCGCGGCGCAGAGCGGCGCGCAGGCCGAGTGTCACGGCGAGGGTTCCGGCCGCGGCGACGGCGAGATGGGCCTGCCCTTCGGTGAACCGCAGTCCGGTCACGGTTGCCGCGCACAGCGCGCCCGGCAGCAGGGCGAGCACGGCCCAGCCGGCGCGTGCGCCGGAGTGTGCCACGGGCGCGGATTGCGGGGCCGGTTCCACGTCGCGCGCCCGGCGTGCGTACATCTCCTCGGCGAGGGAGAACACGTCCCGGTGCCGGAAGCGGGTGGCGGTCCGGTCGGTCAGCCCGTGCGCCTCCAGGCCCGCCGCGATCTCCAGCGGGTCGACGGCGCGTTCGCAGAGTTCGCGGTGCCGGTGCATCAGGGCCTTCACCGGGTCCACGGCGTTCCGGCGGCCGGGGGGCCTTGGGGAGCGTCCGGGGAAGCCGCTCATGTCGTTCGACGCGTCGGGCACCGCGCTCGTGTTGATGCCCTCAGCCGGTACCTCAGTCGCTGGCTCAGTCGGTGCCTCTGCCGGTGCCTCTGCCGGTGCCTCTGACGCTGTCCCAGTTCCTGTCCCCGCCGCAGCTCCGGCCTCAACTCCGGCGTCGGCTCCGGCCTCAACTCCGGCGTCGGCTCGGGCATCGACTCCGGCGTCGGCT includes:
- a CDS encoding NAD-dependent epimerase/dehydratase family protein — protein: MRVLLIGANGYLGRFVADRLLADPAVQLTALGRGDDADVRFDLASGSPGALTRFLDAVHPGVVINCAGATRGGARELTRHNTVAVATVCEALRRSGCGARLVQIGCGAEYGPSQPGSSTAEDAVPRPGGPYGVSKLAATELVLGSGLDAVVLRVFSPAGPGTPAGSPLGRLAEAMRRAMQSGDGELKLGGLGVQRDFIDVRDVARAVHAASLSAAQGVINIGSGRAIRLRDAAAVLARVAGYGGTLHELDGPPGPMRAPIGHPRPEPDHAGPAAYPYPDGCGSWQQADVRTARDRLGWRPRINLEESLADIWMEAACRI